One part of the Tunicatimonas pelagia genome encodes these proteins:
- the mfd gene encoding transcription-repair coupling factor, translating into MQPTQFIKQYADDSFIQTLATQLSTAPQAQLKGVTGSLDAVLASALYRINPQLMLFVLSDQEAAAYFQNDLQNLNPSREIHLFPASYKKPYQLDETENANVLMRAEILNIISNTPTHGHLIVTYPDALAEKVINQRSLRENTFFIKAGERLDTQFIAELLTTYDFEKSDFVYEPGQFAVRGGIIDIYSYAHELPYRIELFGDEVESIRTFEITSQLSQEEVNQVSIIPNVQTKLLEEERQSFISFLPTDNTQIWWKDIEAAEDVVNRYYVEASENFESLMVESNGTQVVFSPDMLFETKASFLESLVPFTQVEFGHRFSFSTNQVFTIKSQPQPSFNKNFELLAANLHENKDRNITNFIVSDSEQQIERLHKIFDELDSEVAFNSLYTSLREGFVDKTLNVACYTDHQLFDRFHRYKTKGIRAKSKAITLKELRSLKVGDYVVHIDHGIGRFAGMEKMDMGGREQESIRLVYRDDDLLYVSVHSLHKISKYSGKEEGPPAISKLGSPEWENKKKRAKRKVQDIAKDLIDLYAKRKSAPGFTYQPDSFLQAELESSFMFEDTPDQATATEDVKRDMQLSHPMDRLICGDVGFGKTEIAIRAAFKAVTEGKQVAVLVPTTILAMQHYHTFNNRLADFPVRVDYINRFKSTKNIKEILKEAKAGEVNILIGTHRIVNKDVEFKDLGLLIVDEEQKFGVKVKERLKEMRVNVDVLTLTATPIPRTLQFSLMGARDLSIIATPPPNRRPVTTEIHTFNESIIRDAVSFELKRGGQVFFVHNRVGNIEEVANIILRLVPNARVAVAHGQMDGAKLEKTMLRFIEGEYDVLVSTNIIESGLDIPNANTILINNAHMFGLSDLHQMRGRVGRSNRKAFCYLLSPPSSGLTSDARKRLSTLEEYSELGDGFKVAMRDLDIRGAGNLLGAEQTGFITDLGFEMYHKILDEAVQELKETEFKDLFTRELSEVVKPLVQDCSIETDLEVLIPEDYVANTTERLRLYSRLDNIKDEEQLQEFKKMLEDRFGEIPEPVHELMSTVRLRWKAEQLGFEKLTLKNGLMKCYIVGLDNESYFKSETFGKIIQYVQQHPKRCRIKETKKRPILSIERTENTQQAISTLDDISSL; encoded by the coding sequence GTGCAGCCCACCCAATTTATTAAACAATACGCTGACGATAGTTTCATACAAACGCTAGCCACCCAACTTAGTACTGCACCACAAGCCCAGCTAAAGGGAGTAACAGGTAGTTTGGATGCGGTGCTGGCAAGTGCTTTGTACCGGATAAATCCGCAACTGATGCTGTTCGTACTTTCGGATCAGGAAGCTGCTGCCTACTTTCAGAATGATCTTCAGAATTTAAATCCCTCGCGAGAAATTCACCTATTTCCGGCTTCATACAAAAAGCCCTACCAGTTAGATGAAACCGAGAATGCCAACGTACTAATGCGGGCCGAGATTCTAAACATTATCAGTAATACTCCCACTCACGGGCATTTAATTGTTACCTACCCCGATGCGCTAGCCGAGAAAGTAATTAACCAGCGTTCGCTTCGAGAAAATACATTCTTTATTAAAGCGGGCGAGCGACTAGACACTCAGTTTATTGCGGAGTTACTTACTACCTACGATTTTGAGAAAAGTGACTTTGTGTACGAACCAGGGCAGTTTGCCGTACGAGGCGGTATCATTGATATTTACTCCTACGCCCACGAGTTACCCTACCGAATTGAACTCTTCGGCGATGAAGTAGAGAGCATTCGCACCTTTGAAATCACTTCTCAACTTTCGCAAGAAGAAGTAAATCAGGTGAGCATTATCCCTAATGTGCAGACTAAACTGCTGGAAGAAGAGCGGCAATCGTTCATCAGTTTTTTACCCACCGATAATACCCAAATTTGGTGGAAAGATATAGAGGCGGCGGAAGATGTAGTGAACCGCTACTACGTAGAGGCCAGCGAGAACTTTGAATCCCTAATGGTCGAGTCTAACGGAACGCAAGTAGTTTTTAGCCCGGATATGCTATTCGAGACTAAGGCTAGCTTTTTAGAAAGTTTGGTACCGTTTACGCAAGTAGAGTTTGGTCATCGGTTCTCTTTTTCTACCAATCAAGTTTTCACCATTAAAAGTCAGCCACAGCCTTCGTTCAACAAAAATTTTGAATTGCTAGCGGCTAATCTGCACGAGAATAAGGACCGCAACATTACCAATTTTATTGTCTCCGATTCGGAGCAACAGATTGAGCGACTCCACAAAATTTTTGATGAGCTTGATTCTGAAGTAGCTTTCAACTCACTGTACACTTCGCTACGGGAGGGCTTTGTTGATAAAACCCTGAACGTTGCTTGCTACACCGACCACCAACTTTTTGACCGTTTTCATCGGTACAAAACCAAAGGTATTCGAGCCAAGTCGAAGGCTATTACCCTCAAGGAGCTACGTTCCCTCAAAGTGGGTGACTACGTAGTGCATATCGACCACGGCATTGGTCGTTTTGCAGGAATGGAGAAAATGGATATGGGCGGTCGGGAGCAGGAATCTATCCGCTTGGTTTATCGCGACGATGATCTACTGTACGTCAGTGTACATTCGCTACACAAAATTTCTAAGTACAGCGGGAAAGAAGAAGGTCCGCCCGCCATCAGCAAATTAGGTTCCCCCGAGTGGGAAAACAAAAAGAAGCGGGCGAAGAGAAAGGTGCAGGATATTGCTAAAGACCTGATTGACCTATACGCCAAACGTAAGTCGGCTCCCGGTTTTACCTACCAGCCCGATAGCTTCTTGCAAGCTGAATTAGAATCTTCGTTCATGTTTGAAGATACTCCCGACCAGGCTACTGCCACCGAAGATGTAAAACGCGATATGCAGCTAAGTCATCCCATGGATCGCCTTATTTGCGGTGATGTAGGTTTTGGAAAAACCGAAATAGCCATTCGAGCAGCGTTTAAAGCGGTAACTGAAGGCAAGCAAGTGGCGGTGCTGGTACCCACCACTATTTTGGCTATGCAGCACTACCATACGTTTAATAATCGTTTGGCTGATTTTCCGGTGCGAGTAGATTATATCAACCGCTTTAAGTCTACCAAAAACATTAAAGAAATTCTGAAGGAGGCAAAAGCCGGAGAAGTCAATATTCTGATCGGTACGCACCGCATTGTGAACAAAGATGTTGAATTTAAGGATTTGGGCTTACTAATTGTTGACGAAGAGCAAAAGTTTGGAGTGAAGGTAAAAGAGCGGTTAAAAGAAATGCGGGTGAACGTCGATGTGCTAACCCTCACCGCCACTCCCATTCCCCGAACCTTGCAGTTTTCGCTGATGGGCGCGCGCGATTTGAGCATCATCGCCACTCCACCTCCCAACCGTCGTCCGGTTACTACCGAAATTCATACTTTCAACGAAAGCATTATTCGTGATGCGGTCAGCTTTGAACTGAAGCGGGGCGGACAGGTTTTCTTTGTCCATAATCGCGTGGGCAATATTGAAGAAGTCGCTAACATTATTTTACGACTGGTTCCCAACGCTCGGGTCGCCGTAGCCCACGGACAAATGGACGGGGCGAAGCTGGAAAAAACCATGCTCCGGTTTATTGAGGGCGAATACGATGTACTAGTTTCCACTAATATTATTGAGTCGGGGCTGGATATTCCCAACGCCAATACTATTTTGATTAATAACGCGCATATGTTCGGATTATCCGACCTGCACCAGATGCGGGGTAGGGTAGGCCGCTCAAACCGTAAAGCGTTTTGCTACTTGCTCTCTCCTCCTTCTTCCGGCCTTACGTCCGATGCGCGCAAGCGGCTTTCTACCTTAGAAGAGTATTCTGAGTTAGGCGATGGATTTAAAGTAGCTATGCGCGATCTGGATATTCGCGGGGCGGGCAACTTGCTGGGAGCTGAGCAAACTGGTTTCATCACTGATTTAGGGTTTGAGATGTACCATAAAATTCTGGATGAAGCCGTTCAGGAGCTAAAAGAAACAGAGTTTAAAGACCTTTTTACTCGCGAGTTGAGTGAAGTAGTTAAACCGCTCGTCCAAGATTGCAGCATTGAAACTGACCTGGAAGTACTTATTCCCGAAGATTACGTGGCCAATACTACTGAGCGCTTGCGCCTGTACTCCCGGCTGGATAATATTAAAGATGAAGAGCAGCTTCAGGAATTCAAAAAAATGCTAGAAGATCGCTTCGGCGAAATTCCCGAACCCGTTCACGAGTTGATGTCTACCGTACGGTTACGCTGGAAGGCCGAACAGCTAGGCTTTGAAAAGCTTACACTGAAAAATGGGTTGATGAAATGCTACATCGTAGGATTAGATAATGAGTCCTACTTCAAATCAGAAACCTTTGGGAAAATTATTCAGTACGTGCAGCAGCATCCGAAGCGGTGCCGTATTAAAGAAACTAAAAAGCGACCAATCTTGTCCATAGAAAGAACCGAGAATACCCAACAAGCCATTAGCACACTAGATGATATTAGTTCACTGTAG
- the xth gene encoding exodeoxyribonuclease III: protein MKIISYNVNGIRAAIRKGFLEWLSEEKPDVVCLQETKATPDQVPVSDIEALGYQTFWETSTIKKGYSGVAIFSKPTPKHVDYGIGIDKYDQEGRVIRADYEDFSVMSVYMPSGTMGDVRQAFKMQWLADFQSYINELKQEKENLIISGDYNICHRPIDIHDPVRNKNSTGFLPEEREWVSGFIESGFIDTFRFFNQEPNHYTWWSYRAGARQKNLGWRIDYHMASDALKGRLKNAAILPQAHHSDHCPIVLEIA from the coding sequence ATGAAGATTATCTCCTACAATGTAAACGGAATCCGGGCGGCCATCCGAAAAGGCTTTTTGGAATGGCTGAGTGAAGAGAAACCCGACGTTGTATGTTTACAAGAGACAAAAGCTACTCCCGACCAGGTACCCGTTTCAGATATTGAAGCATTGGGTTATCAGACTTTCTGGGAAACTTCTACTATCAAAAAGGGATACAGTGGAGTAGCTATTTTTTCCAAGCCTACTCCAAAGCATGTTGATTACGGAATTGGTATCGACAAATACGATCAGGAGGGAAGGGTGATCCGAGCTGATTATGAAGATTTCTCAGTAATGAGCGTATACATGCCATCGGGCACTATGGGCGATGTCCGCCAAGCTTTTAAGATGCAGTGGCTTGCTGACTTTCAGTCTTACATTAACGAACTTAAACAAGAAAAAGAAAATTTAATTATTAGTGGGGACTACAACATTTGCCACCGCCCAATTGACATTCACGATCCGGTAAGAAACAAAAACTCTACTGGCTTTCTGCCCGAAGAGCGGGAGTGGGTATCAGGTTTTATTGAATCGGGATTTATTGATACGTTTCGGTTCTTTAATCAGGAGCCAAATCACTACACTTGGTGGAGCTACCGAGCCGGAGCACGGCAAAAAAATTTAGGATGGCGCATTGATTATCATATGGCGAGCGATGCATTGAAAGGCCGACTAAAAAATGCTGCTATCTTACCTCAAGCCCATCATTCCGATCATTGTCCGATAGTTTTGGAAATAGCCTAA
- a CDS encoding ComF family protein: protein MLKDFLSLIFPRTCIISQVPLAKGEQLIATQTIVSLPRFDLNEENTSLVRRVFSFAPVSQAWAYYKFSKHGKVQRLLHVLKYQNHPEIGEMTGKWFGHALQENAEVAEIDLIVPLPMHKKKQKKRGYNQCDYIVWGLSEVLAIPWSTQVLVKIENTDSQTRKNRIERYRNSYRAYAIRKDANIRGKHILLVDDVVTTGATLGACVSLLLAGGCRAVSVAALASPE from the coding sequence ATGCTAAAGGATTTCTTATCACTCATATTTCCCCGAACTTGTATAATATCGCAAGTGCCGCTGGCAAAAGGCGAGCAGTTAATCGCCACCCAGACGATTGTCAGCTTGCCGAGGTTTGACTTAAACGAAGAAAATACGAGTCTGGTAAGAAGAGTATTCAGCTTTGCTCCGGTGAGCCAGGCTTGGGCTTACTACAAATTTTCTAAGCATGGTAAGGTGCAGAGGTTATTGCACGTCCTAAAATACCAAAACCATCCTGAAATTGGTGAAATGACGGGTAAGTGGTTCGGCCACGCTTTGCAGGAAAATGCAGAAGTAGCCGAAATTGACTTAATTGTTCCGCTTCCAATGCACAAAAAGAAGCAGAAAAAGCGAGGCTATAATCAGTGCGATTATATTGTGTGGGGATTATCGGAAGTGCTGGCAATTCCTTGGTCTACGCAAGTGTTAGTAAAAATTGAGAATACTGATTCGCAAACTCGTAAAAACCGGATAGAGCGCTACCGCAACAGTTATCGCGCCTACGCCATTCGGAAAGATGCTAACATTCGAGGAAAGCATATCTTATTAGTAGACGATGTAGTGACCACCGGTGCTACGCTAGGAGCCTGTGTCAGTTTACTACTAGCGGGTGGCTGCCGAGCGGTTAGCGTAGCCGCACTAGCCTCACCGGAGTAA
- a CDS encoding cytochrome c oxidase subunit 3 encodes MMQNYHKNTEKAERDNAITRLEKLHPHKTLLYLAIFGSSLVFVFMVVSYTMSQRSPDVFIDFEFPKAFVVSLVLLMYSSYTMTRVVPAFLKDDLKSVKNSLGITLLLGVAFTISQYVGWSELYRSGIYLSGEASGAYLYVISGLHVLHLAAGLVVLTVMYTQISTISRDPVKMLILVTNPYQKIKLEMLATYWHFVDALWLILFFYFLFSF; translated from the coding sequence ATGATGCAAAACTACCATAAAAACACTGAAAAAGCCGAACGCGACAACGCAATTACTCGCTTAGAAAAGCTACACCCCCACAAAACATTGTTGTATCTGGCTATTTTTGGTAGTAGTTTGGTCTTCGTGTTTATGGTGGTATCCTACACCATGAGTCAGCGTAGCCCCGATGTTTTTATCGATTTTGAATTTCCTAAAGCATTCGTGGTAAGTTTAGTGCTACTGATGTATTCTAGCTACACCATGACTCGGGTAGTGCCTGCCTTTTTAAAGGATGATTTAAAATCAGTAAAAAATTCCTTGGGTATTACACTACTGTTGGGAGTTGCGTTCACTATCTCTCAGTATGTAGGCTGGTCAGAATTATATCGCTCTGGTATTTATCTTTCGGGCGAAGCATCAGGGGCGTATTTATACGTTATTTCAGGCTTGCATGTGCTTCACTTGGCAGCCGGGCTAGTAGTGCTCACGGTGATGTACACCCAGATAAGCACTATTTCTCGCGACCCGGTAAAAATGCTGATTCTGGTAACCAATCCTTATCAAAAGATTAAGTTGGAGATGCTGGCCACGTACTGGCATTTTGTAGATGCCCTCTGGCTAATTCTCTTTTTCTACTTCCTGTTTAGCTTCTAA
- a CDS encoding DUF4175 family protein codes for MSTDTHFSSVIKQLQQYKRKYYLNKLVRGSIFFGAIVLSVYLLFNSIEYTARLGSLWRGVLFFSFLLLFLFILVKWVIDPLVRLYNNKQQISDEEAARQIGTYFPEVQDKLLNLIQLNRTNSDQGALLAASIAQKTKHLAVVRFPIAIDLRKNLRHLKYLAVPVGVMIVVLLFVPQFFSEGTRRIVNFNKEYVPEAPFSFNLGNESLIAFKNEDFTVDVDLVGSAIPDKAYLVASGRRFRMTSNKEGILQFSFQNIQRDTPFYIEAAGFNSVSRTIRVVDRPNLKNFSVYLDYPSYLSREDQRLDNIGNLQVPAGTNITWQFSALAADSMQLLFVEQEENYRLEPDSNGAFSLEKQALESATYQINLVNEYSSNKQDIRYYLDVIPDQEPQISLEQFQDTTLYQFLVLGGNVSDDYGLTQLALFYKFESLEEGESKEKYRKMKLPLDSKQNNQSYYYQWNVDTLGLNPGNKIRYFLKVWDNDAVNGYKSSQTSSYVFSIPDRETIRENIEKSTAETQSQISKTVQQAEQLKQDIEEVEKRLRGKKDLTWQDKKLLEDIVKQRQDLEKQLEQLKEQSQASKMQQEQFGEQSEKMKEQIDQLQQLMDELLDEETKKMYEELQKLLDEQLDMDKMRDQLQKINDQEENLEEELERTLELFKRMKFDSKLEDVQQQMEQKAEEQQKLAEETENKENDTEELSEQQEQMNEDFEQLQKEMEELNEMNQDLKNPSPMQDMKQEQQQTQQEQQKAQEALEKNQRKKAQKSQQKSAQQMKQMAQKMQQMQQSMEMEMLQENMDNLRNILDNLITLSFDQETVMKDFREVKQNDPRFIDLSQEQLKLRDDSQIIEDSLLALAERVFQIQSFVTREVKDMNKYMDESMESLRERQQYKAISQQQFAMTSINNLALLLNDVLSQMQQQMADAMGNPQQNPGDSQQNMNLSELQKQLNEQIQNLQKSGKSGRALSEELSKLAQQQEKIRKALEEMDSEEDGGGGTGDQLAKEMEETETDLVNKKLSNELIERQKQILTRLLDVEKSDREQELDQKRKGETAKDSYEKQAAQRFDEYIQLKKQEIELLKTVPLKLNPYYKTEANKYFKRLN; via the coding sequence ATGTCAACCGACACTCACTTCAGTAGCGTTATCAAGCAGCTTCAGCAGTACAAGCGAAAGTATTATCTGAACAAGCTCGTTAGGGGGAGTATCTTCTTCGGAGCCATTGTTCTATCAGTCTACCTTCTGTTCAATTCTATTGAATATACTGCCCGACTTGGTAGCCTATGGCGTGGTGTATTATTTTTCAGCTTTTTATTATTATTCCTTTTTATTCTGGTTAAGTGGGTGATTGACCCACTCGTTCGGCTGTACAATAACAAGCAGCAGATTAGCGATGAGGAAGCTGCCCGGCAAATCGGCACGTATTTTCCGGAGGTGCAGGATAAGCTGTTGAACCTGATTCAGCTCAACCGGACCAATAGCGACCAAGGGGCACTACTGGCGGCTAGTATCGCTCAGAAAACTAAGCACCTCGCGGTAGTGCGCTTCCCAATTGCTATTGACCTTCGTAAGAATCTACGTCATCTAAAGTATCTAGCAGTTCCGGTAGGAGTTATGATCGTCGTTTTATTATTTGTTCCTCAGTTTTTCTCGGAAGGTACGCGCCGAATTGTGAACTTCAATAAAGAGTATGTTCCCGAAGCTCCTTTCTCATTTAATCTTGGAAACGAATCGCTCATCGCATTCAAGAATGAAGACTTTACCGTTGATGTAGATTTAGTAGGAAGTGCTATTCCGGACAAAGCCTACTTAGTGGCTTCCGGGCGACGGTTCCGCATGACTTCCAATAAAGAAGGAATATTACAGTTCTCTTTTCAAAATATTCAGCGGGATACTCCTTTCTACATAGAAGCGGCTGGATTCAATTCTGTATCTCGTACTATTCGGGTAGTAGACCGTCCTAACCTTAAAAACTTCAGCGTCTATCTTGATTACCCCAGCTATCTTTCGCGAGAAGATCAGCGACTGGATAACATCGGCAACTTGCAAGTACCCGCAGGAACCAATATCACTTGGCAGTTTAGCGCACTGGCAGCCGACAGTATGCAACTGCTTTTTGTAGAGCAGGAGGAGAATTACCGATTAGAGCCAGACTCCAACGGAGCATTTTCGCTAGAAAAGCAAGCCCTGGAATCGGCTACTTACCAAATTAATTTGGTGAATGAATACAGTAGCAACAAGCAAGATATTCGCTACTACCTGGATGTTATTCCTGATCAGGAACCGCAGATTAGCCTGGAGCAATTTCAGGATACTACTCTCTACCAATTTTTAGTGCTAGGTGGAAATGTATCTGACGATTACGGACTCACGCAACTCGCCCTTTTTTACAAGTTTGAATCTTTGGAAGAAGGTGAAAGCAAAGAGAAGTACCGAAAAATGAAATTGCCCCTTGACTCTAAGCAGAACAACCAAAGCTACTACTACCAGTGGAACGTGGATACACTCGGGCTAAACCCAGGTAATAAAATCCGCTACTTCTTAAAAGTGTGGGACAATGATGCCGTGAACGGTTACAAATCGTCGCAAACATCTTCCTACGTATTCAGCATTCCTGACCGAGAAACAATTCGCGAAAATATAGAAAAGTCAACCGCAGAAACTCAAAGTCAAATTAGCAAAACCGTACAACAAGCCGAACAATTGAAGCAAGATATTGAGGAGGTGGAGAAGCGGCTACGGGGGAAAAAAGATTTAACCTGGCAAGACAAAAAACTGCTGGAAGACATTGTGAAGCAACGCCAGGATTTGGAAAAACAGTTGGAGCAATTAAAAGAACAAAGTCAAGCCAGCAAAATGCAGCAAGAGCAATTTGGTGAACAAAGTGAGAAGATGAAGGAGCAAATTGATCAATTGCAGCAACTCATGGACGAATTGCTGGATGAAGAGACTAAGAAGATGTACGAAGAGTTGCAAAAACTACTGGATGAGCAACTAGACATGGATAAAATGCGCGATCAGCTTCAGAAGATCAACGATCAAGAAGAAAATCTGGAGGAAGAACTGGAACGCACTTTAGAGCTATTTAAGCGAATGAAGTTCGACTCGAAGCTAGAAGATGTGCAGCAGCAAATGGAGCAAAAAGCGGAAGAGCAACAAAAGCTAGCTGAAGAAACCGAGAACAAAGAAAATGATACTGAAGAACTGAGTGAGCAACAAGAGCAGATGAATGAAGACTTCGAACAGCTTCAAAAGGAAATGGAAGAACTCAATGAGATGAACCAAGACCTAAAGAATCCATCTCCTATGCAAGACATGAAGCAGGAGCAACAGCAAACTCAACAGGAGCAGCAAAAAGCTCAGGAAGCATTAGAAAAAAACCAGCGGAAGAAAGCCCAAAAATCTCAGCAGAAGAGTGCCCAGCAAATGAAACAAATGGCGCAAAAAATGCAGCAGATGCAGCAGAGCATGGAAATGGAAATGCTGCAAGAGAACATGGATAACCTTCGGAATATTCTGGACAATTTGATTACTCTTTCCTTCGACCAAGAAACCGTAATGAAGGATTTTCGTGAAGTAAAACAAAATGACCCCCGCTTTATCGATCTTTCACAAGAACAGCTTAAACTACGGGATGATTCCCAAATCATTGAAGACAGCTTGCTTGCTCTGGCTGAACGAGTATTCCAGATTCAGTCGTTTGTTACCCGGGAGGTGAAAGACATGAACAAATACATGGATGAAAGCATGGAATCATTGCGCGAGCGGCAGCAGTACAAGGCCATTAGTCAGCAACAGTTTGCTATGACTTCCATTAACAACCTAGCACTTCTTTTAAACGATGTGCTTAGCCAGATGCAACAGCAAATGGCTGATGCGATGGGGAACCCGCAGCAAAACCCAGGCGACTCTCAACAAAACATGAACCTGAGTGAATTGCAGAAGCAACTCAATGAGCAGATTCAAAACCTACAGAAAAGTGGGAAATCAGGGCGGGCGTTATCCGAAGAATTATCCAAGCTAGCCCAGCAGCAAGAGAAGATTCGGAAAGCACTGGAAGAAATGGATTCAGAAGAAGATGGGGGAGGAGGAACCGGAGATCAACTTGCTAAAGAAATGGAAGAAACTGAAACCGATTTGGTCAACAAAAAGCTTTCAAACGAGTTGATTGAACGACAGAAACAAATTCTAACCCGTTTATTAGATGTTGAAAAATCAGACCGAGAGCAAGAGCTTGATCAAAAGCGTAAAGGGGAAACTGCTAAAGACTCTTACGAGAAACAAGCGGCTCAGCGATTTGATGAATACATTCAATTGAAAAAACAGGAGATTGAGCTTCTAAAAACCGTGCCTCTCAAGCTTAATCCTTACTATAAAACTGAGGCTAATAAATACTTTAAGCGTTTAAACTAG
- a CDS encoding RibD family protein produces MVQNRRLLAQRSIDLARSRFQKVSIHPQIGWVVAQQQIVAEGWLNPDLPYQNQLADCLKEITFPVNSTLFVSTNPFENSAELHAFADQSGIKEVQIAREFDDFLRSAEWSVNRRVYTFYQKKRPYIVLKWAQTADGLVARSNYDSKWISGVHARKLVHRWRSQEAAIWVGKNTYRYDNPQLNVRDWSGENPLRIVVDPDQTLDKQLNVFDQSQPTLCYTHRPPLSVSNLEFTSLPDTANWPQRIAYVLTDLYRRQAVSVFIEGGSQFLSFLIQQGWWDEARVFSSKTTFGEGITAPTVEEKYLVAEERVSEDQLTTYFRS; encoded by the coding sequence ATGGTTCAAAATCGCCGACTTCTCGCCCAAAGAAGCATTGACTTAGCCCGTTCCAGATTTCAAAAGGTCTCTATTCACCCGCAGATAGGGTGGGTGGTAGCTCAGCAGCAGATAGTAGCCGAAGGATGGTTGAACCCTGATTTGCCGTACCAAAATCAGCTTGCAGACTGCTTGAAAGAAATTACGTTTCCGGTTAACTCTACGCTGTTTGTGAGTACCAACCCTTTTGAAAACTCGGCCGAACTTCACGCGTTTGCCGACCAATCTGGAATAAAAGAGGTACAGATTGCCAGAGAGTTCGATGATTTTCTTCGCTCAGCAGAATGGTCGGTTAACCGACGGGTTTACACATTTTACCAAAAAAAGCGCCCCTACATCGTTTTAAAATGGGCGCAAACGGCTGATGGCTTGGTAGCTCGCTCCAACTATGACTCCAAGTGGATTAGCGGGGTTCACGCTCGAAAGCTGGTGCATCGGTGGCGTTCGCAGGAAGCAGCTATTTGGGTGGGCAAGAACACCTATCGTTACGATAACCCTCAATTAAACGTGCGGGATTGGTCGGGCGAAAACCCGCTTCGCATTGTGGTTGATCCCGACCAAACGTTAGATAAGCAGCTAAACGTATTCGACCAAAGCCAACCTACGCTTTGCTACACCCATCGGCCACCACTCAGCGTATCCAATTTAGAATTTACCTCACTTCCTGATACTGCCAATTGGCCGCAGCGTATTGCTTATGTGCTGACTGATTTGTACCGACGGCAAGCTGTCTCAGTTTTTATAGAAGGTGGCTCGCAGTTTTTATCGTTTCTGATTCAGCAAGGCTGGTGGGACGAGGCTCGGGTATTTAGCAGTAAAACCACCTTCGGTGAGGGAATTACTGCACCAACTGTTGAAGAAAAATACTTGGTAGCCGAAGAACGGGTGAGTGAAGATCAGTTAACAACTTACTTTAGAAGCTAA
- the gldJ gene encoding gliding motility lipoprotein GldJ, which yields MKQLVNQVPRAWQFVLCAAVLAACSKSQPTSMNPGESSNVTGIEYNVEGNFTLDEYQGQPEAPNMVYIEGGRFVMGSFEEDLMGTRDNLERTVTVASFYMDKTEIANINWLEYLFDIRQDSTTEFYESALPDTTVWRRSLAFNDPYEDHYLRYPGFRFFPVVGVTWRQANDYCKWRTSVVNEKLIEESGSEVDVPEGGRIPLESGVVLPDFRLPTEAEWEYAAKALIGTQYLDENQTHSRIYPWDGHATRNPYGKQMGSMLANFKRGRGDYAGIAGKLNDGAMITDYIYEYPPNDFGLYNMAGNVNEWVLDVYRPLSYQDFNDLNPIRRDGTIDREEEYDNEKFPNFQGEFNSLVTNELRVYKGGSWADVAYWLSPGTRRYLEQDSATATIGFRCAMIRAGTNY from the coding sequence ATGAAGCAATTGGTCAACCAAGTCCCCCGAGCTTGGCAGTTTGTGTTATGTGCTGCCGTGCTTGCTGCCTGCAGCAAAAGTCAACCCACCAGTATGAATCCTGGTGAATCGAGTAATGTCACTGGTATTGAGTATAACGTGGAAGGAAATTTCACCTTAGACGAATACCAAGGTCAGCCCGAAGCCCCCAACATGGTGTACATTGAAGGTGGGCGTTTTGTTATGGGTAGTTTTGAAGAAGATCTCATGGGTACCCGCGATAATTTGGAGCGTACTGTTACAGTAGCTTCATTTTACATGGATAAAACTGAGATCGCCAATATCAACTGGCTGGAGTATCTATTTGATATTCGCCAAGATTCTACCACTGAATTTTATGAGTCGGCCTTACCCGATACTACGGTATGGCGGCGTTCTCTAGCGTTCAATGATCCCTACGAAGATCACTACCTTCGTTATCCGGGATTCCGTTTCTTCCCGGTAGTAGGAGTTACCTGGCGACAGGCTAATGATTACTGTAAGTGGCGTACTTCCGTGGTAAACGAAAAACTCATCGAGGAATCAGGCTCTGAAGTAGATGTTCCCGAAGGAGGACGTATTCCACTGGAGAGTGGAGTAGTGCTACCTGATTTTCGCTTACCTACCGAGGCCGAGTGGGAATATGCCGCTAAGGCATTGATTGGTACCCAGTACCTGGATGAAAATCAAACGCATTCTCGTATTTATCCGTGGGATGGTCACGCCACCCGAAACCCTTATGGTAAGCAAATGGGTAGTATGTTAGCAAACTTTAAGCGAGGTCGTGGTGATTATGCCGGTATTGCTGGTAAGCTAAACGATGGTGCCATGATTACTGACTACATCTACGAATATCCTCCCAACGATTTTGGGCTGTATAACATGGCCGGTAACGTAAACGAGTGGGTACTCGATGTGTACCGTCCGCTTTCTTATCAGGATTTTAACGATCTGAACCCAATCCGTCGGGATGGTACCATTGATCGAGAGGAAGAATATGATAATGAGAAGTTTCCTAACTTCCAAGGTGAGTTTAACTCACTAGTCACTAATGAGTTAAGAGTATATAAAGGTGGTTCTTGGGCCGATGTGGCTTACTGGTTATCACCGGGAACCCGTCGTTACTTAGAGCAAGATTCTGCTACCGCTACAATCGGCTTCCGTTGCGCCATGATTCGCGCGGGAACGAATTACTAG